The Meiothermus ruber DSM 1279 genome includes the window TGCACATCGGCGATCCCTACCGCGATACCCGGCCCGCCGCCGAGAACCCCTCGGCCTGAGCAGGACGAGTTATGCTGCTGCGACGACCGCGCAAGAGCCAGATCGAAGTCACCCTCGAGGCCGAACCCACGAAGGCCCCACCCCGCCCGCGCGAGCTGCCCACTGAGCTGCTGCGCAGGCTCGAGTTCCGGGTTTTGAAGCGGCTGGACGGGTTTTTGTTTGGCGACTACACCGGCTTTTTCTACGGCCCCAGCCTGGATCTGGCCGAGGTGCGGGAGTACCAGCCCGGCGACGAGGTGCGCCGCATAGACTGGAACGTGACCGCCCGCACCGGCAAAATCCACATCCGGCAGTACCGCGAAGAAAAAGAGGTCACGGTCTGGTTGATTGTCGATCTCTCGGCCTCGATGCGCTTTGGTACCCGGCGGGTGCTCAAGCTCGAGGAGGCCCTGGAGTTTGTGGGCACCGCGGCGGCCATTGCGGGGCGGCACGGCGACAAGGTGGGCGCTATAGGTTTTTCGGAAGCTGGGATGCGGATCGTACCGCCCGGTACGGGCCGGCGGCAGGCGCTGCGGATTCTACACGAGCTGTACGGACTGGTGGCCGCACACCAGGGGGCTGTTCCCGGCTCAAAACAGCGGGCAAAGCCGGTAGAACAACCCAGTCCTGCCGGTGGCTCGCTGGAACAGGCGCTCGAGCACGCGGCCAAAACCCTCAAGCGCCGGGTTCTGCTGTTTGTGGTCTCCGACTTTCTCAGTCAAAACCCCGAGCAGGAGCCCCTTTGGGCTTCTGGCCTGCGGCGGCTGGCCTATCGCCATGATGTGGTGGCGGTGCGCATCTTCGACCCTGCCGAAAAAGAGCTGCCCAACGCGGGCGAGCTACGCCTGCGCGACCTCGAGAGCGGTGAGGAGATCTGGATTGATACCAGCGACCCCAGGGTGCGCCGGGCCCATGCGGCTTTGGTGCAGGCCCGCGAAGCTATGCTCGAGCGCACCCTGCGGGCGGCCCAGGTGGATGCGCTGCACCTGTCTACCGCCCAGGAAATTGTGGAGCCGCTCCTCAAGTTCACCTTGCGCAGAAGGGGGCGAAGATGAGCTTTACCTGGCCTGCTTTCTTGTGGCTGCTGCTGCTAATTCCTGCGTTTATTGGGTTCCTGGCCTGGGTCAACCGGCGACGGGAACGCACCGCCGAGGCTTTCGCCGACGCGCATTTGTTGGGTAGCGTGGTGCGCCGGCCGCCCAAGGCCCACGTGCGCTGGCCTTTGGCGCTGCAGTTGCTGGCCCTGTGCTTGCTGCTGCTTGCCGCGGCCCGTCCGGTGGCCAGTCCCCCCTTGCCGACCAATAAGGCGGCCATTGTGCTGGCAGTGGATACCTCGCGCTCCATGCTGGCCACCGACCTCAATCCCAACCGATTGGAGGCCGCCAAGGCCACCGCCCGCAAGTTTATCGAGCTGGCCCCGCCCACCACCCAGATTGGCCTGGTCAGCTTCTCCGACTCGGCCTCGGCTTTGGTGATGCCCACCACCGACCGCCAGAAGCTGCTGGAAGCCATCGAGCGGCTCAAGCCAGCCCAGAACACCTCCATCGAGAATGCCATCATCACCGGGGTGCGGATGCTGCCGGGGCGCAACACCCTCAGACCCCCTGCCGAGCTACAACCCCCCGGTCTGAGCCAGCCTGACCCCTTGCAGGGCATCCCCGATCTGCCGCTGCCCCAGCAGGCCCAGCCCCCGGCCAACCTGCCGCCGGGCAGCCTGGTGATTCTGTCGGACGGGGCCTCCAACGTGAGCAGCAATCCCACGCTGCCCACCCGCACCACCCTCGAGGTCGCGGCCCGCTTTGCCAAAAACGCCAACGTGAGGCTGTACACCTTCCCCATGGGACAGCCTGGCGGTGCGGTGACCCAGATTGAAGGGCGGCACTACTACATCCCTTTTGAACCCAGGAACCTCGAGCAGCTCGCCCAGGCCACCGGGGGGAAAAACACCTACCCACCCACCGAGGAGGCCCTCCGGGCGATTGTTAAGGAACTGGGGGTGGTCATCCGCTGGGAGGGTACCAAGACCGAGGTTTCCTCGCTGCTCTCGGCCCTGGCCGCCGCGCTGATGATTCTGGCGGCCGGGCTGAGCCTGCGCTGGCAGCGCCGGGTGCCGTAGGGGTTTGTAGCCATGGGCTTTCTCGCACCCTGGAACCTGTGGGCCCTGCTGGGTCTGGTGGCCCTGGGTGTGCTGTACTGGCGATGGCGGCAGGGGCGCTCGAGCGGCCATGTCTGGTATCCGGGGATAGGCCCCATGGCTGGCACGAACCAGCAGAACATCTGGTTTTACCTGCCCCTGATCGGCTTTTTCCTGGCCCTGGCTGCGGCCCTTCTCGCCACCGCCCGCCCCACCCTCCGGCTGATGATGCCCGAGAACCTGGCCGGGGTGATTCTGGCGATTGAAAACGGCTGGTCTATGCGCCAGACCGATATCGCCCCCAACCGCATGGTAGCCACCCAGATGGCCGCCAAGGCCCTGGTGGATAAACTCCCCAGGCACATCAAGGTGGGGGTGGTGACCTTTTCCGGCTATGGAACCTTGCTGCTGCCGCCTACCACCGATCGCAAGGCCATTCGCCAGGCTATTGATAACCTCGACCTGGGTGGGGGCTTCTCCTTTACCTACGGACTGCTGGCCGCCCTGGAGGCCCTCCCCCAAACCCCTCCCGAGGGCTCGAGGCCCGGGGTGATTGTGCTGTTTTCGCACGGTCACGACGTTTCTGGCAACGACCCGCTCAAAATCGCCGATCAGGCCCTCGAGCGCGGCATCCAGGTACACGCCATCGGGGTGGGCACCCACGGTCACAACTTCGACGAGGAGATGCTCAAAAAAGTAGCCGACCGAACCGGGGGCCGCTACTACCCCATCTTTTCGGCCAGCGACCTGAGCAAAGCCCATGCCGACCTGGGGCGGGTGCTGGCCTGGCGCCCCCAGACCACCGAGGTTAGCGGCCTTTTGAGCTTACTGGCTGCGCTGTTGCTGGGCTTTAGCCTGGGGTTGTCGGCCTGGCGGCGACGGGTGATCTGAATGAGCTTGCTGTGGCCCTGGGCGCTGGCGCTGTTGCTGCTGGTTTCCCTGCTGGTCTGGCTGTACGGGCGTGCTTTGCGGCCGCCCTCCGAGCTGGTGGTGCTGCACCCCGACGCGGGAGCGCTGGCCCGCTCTCGGAAAGCTCTTGGCGGATGGCAGCACCTCCCGGCTGGGCTGTATCTGCTGGCCTTGCTGGCAGCGGTGCTGGCCCTGGCCCGGCCCTCCCTGCCGGTGTGGCAGGCTGATCCCAAGGCGGCGGTGGTGCTGGCGGTGGATATCAGCCTCTCGATGCAGGCCACCGATGTGCAGCCCAGCCGCTTTGAGGCGGCCCGGGCGGCCCTGCGCACCTTCATCCGTGAGCTACCGGAGGGTTTGCGGCTGGCCCTGGTCACCTTTGCGCGGGATGCCCATCTGGTGGTGCCCCTCACCACCGACCGGGGGCGCTTGCTGGAGGCAGTGGATTTTTTGCAGTTGAACCTGGGCACGGCCATCGGCGATGCCATCCTGGAGAGCATCCAGGCCCTGCCCCCCCTTTCCGAGCGCGCCGAAGACCCCGACCCCAGGCGGCTGGCGACCATCATCCTGCTTACCGATGGGCGGAGTCTGGGTGGGGTTGACCCGGTGGTGGCGGCCCAGGAGGCGGCCCGCCAGCAGATCCGGGTGCACACCATCGGCATTGGCCGTACCACCAGCGGCCCGGTGCCGGGTCTGCCCGAGGTATACGCGCAGGCCGCGCTCTTCGACGAGGAGACCCTCAAAGAGGTGGCCCGGGTGGGCGATGGGCAGTACTTTTATGTCGATTCGGCGGAAAAGCTCAAAGAGGCCTACCGCGACCTGACCCGCCCGCTGCTGTGGCGCATCCGCCAGGACGAGGTCACGGCAATTTTTGCCTTGCTCTCGGCCGCGCTGCTGCTACTCAGCCTGGGGATAGCCCAGATGCGGCGCCGGGTGGCGTAATTCAGGCCTCGGCGCTGCTGCCGGCCATTGAGCCCTGGCGCATGAGGGTCTGGGCCAGCTCGAGCCGGGCGATAAGGGAAGGGGCCTCGAGCAAAGCCTGCCGATCCAGCGCCGAGACCCGCAGGTTCACGCACAGAAAAGAGGCCTGGTAAAGGGGGTCGTCGGGCAGGTTGGCGATGGCCTCTTCCAGGGCGCTGGGGTCGGCGAACCCAGCCATGTAGCTGCGGAAAGCCTCCATGGCATCCCAGGCCACCACGATCTCCTCGCTGCGGGCGCTGCGCTCGAGGGGCCAGGGGATGTCCAGGGTGGTCTGGTACAGGTTCTTTTCAAAAACCCCCACCCCCTCCACCCGGCAGCGCTCCCCACCCCGGCAGACGATGTTGAAGGTGCCGTCGGGGTTTTCCGAGGCCGCCAGTAAGTCCACATACCCCCCCACCGCCCGGAAGCCCTGCGCGGTAGCCAGGGTAATCACAAAGCGCCGCTGGTCTTCGCCCTGGGCCAGCAAGTCCCGCACCATCTGCTTGTAGCGCTCCTCGAAGATGTACAGCGGAATCAGCAGCCCTGGAAAAACCACGGTCTCGGGCAGGGGGAAGAGGGGGAGGCGCTTCACGGTATCAGGTTAAGGGGTACAGACGGCGGTGTGCAAAGGTGTTGCTTCACTTATGCTGTTCCTGCCAGCGCGCCTGCAGCTTCTCGAAAATTCGCAGCAGCTTGGCCCTGGGCAGGATCACCTGCTCGGTGTAGCCCACCCCAATCTGGTCGCCCAGCTCGTTCCAGGCGGTGCACTGGGCGTGCACCCGGTTGCCTTCGGTGCGCAGGTGCTCGGCCACAATGCGCACCTTCATGCCGGGCAGGGCCGAGGCCAGGTGATCCACGCTCACCTTGGAGCCGATGCCCTCCTCGCCCTCTTCTAAGAAAGGCAGGATGATCTTGCGCCCGGCCAGTTCCATGTGTTTGGCCATCCAGTAAGTGGCGTAGACCGGGTGCAGCTTGCCCAGTTGGGGGTCGTCGGGGTGCTCGAAGTCCACGGTCATCTCTTCGGTGACAGTGGTCTCGAAGCTGGCCTGATAGCCGGGGGGAATGGGTTTCATAGACTGGGTGTTAGCGCAGCTTGCGCAGGTCGGCCACCCGCTTGAGCTTGCCGCCCTCGCTGCGGGGGGCCGTGCCGGGGTTGATGAGCGAGACCTTCACCGAGAGGCCCACGTTGTCCTTGATTTTCCGGGCCACTTTCTCGCGCAGGTGGGCCAGCCGCTGGTCGGCCTCAATAACCTCGTCGGAAAGCACCTTCTGCCCGATTTCACGGAAGAAGGGTTCGGCGACCTCGAGCTTCAGCTCCAGCTCGTCCATGGGGCCCTCGCGGGTGAGCACAATCTGGTAGTGCGGCACCACCTCGGGAATCTCCTTGAGCACCGCCTCGATCTGGGTAGGGTAGACGTTCACCCCCCGCACGATCAGCATATCGTCGGTGCGGCCCCGGATCTGGGCCATGCGGGCGTGGGTGCGACCCGAGGGGCCGGGCTCGCGGGTGATGTAGGTCAGGTCGCCCGTCCAGTAGCGCAGGATGGGCATGGCCTTCTTGGTCAGGGTGGTGAAGACCAGCACCCCCACCTCGCCGTCGGGCAGGGGGTCGCCGGTCTCGGGGTCTACTACCTCGGGGTAGAAGTGGTCTTCCCAGATGTAGCTGAGCCCTTCGCGCTCGTTCACGTCCTCGTTGGAAACCCCCGGCCCGATGATCTCCGAGAGGCCGTAGATGTTGGTGGCCCTGACCCCCAGCCCCTCGTCCACGCTCTGGCGGATGGCCTCGGTCCAGGGTTCGGCCCCCAGGATGGCGTACTGCAGGCTGATCTCCTCGGGCGTGATACCGCGCTTTTTGAACTCCTCGGCCAGGGTCTGGGCATAGGAGGGGGTGCAGGCGATCATCTCGGGCTTGAAGTCCTGAATGAGCATGATCTGTCGGTCGGTCATGCCGCCCGAGATGGGCACCACCACCATGCCCAGCTTTTCTGCACCGCCGTGCAGGCCCAGCCCGCCGGTAAAAAGCCCGTAGCCGTAGGCGTTGTGCAGCATCATGCCGGGCCGGCCCCCTGCGGCCGCCAGCGAGCGGGCCACCACCTCGGCGAAAATCTCCAGGTCGCCTTTGGTATAACCCACCACGGTGGGCTTGCCGGTGGTGCCGCTGGAGGCGTGGATGCGGGCGAGCTCTTGGCGGGGTACGGCAAACATCCCGAAGGGGTAGGTGTCGCGCAGGTCTTTTTTCTTGGTGAAGGGCAGCTTGTGCAAATCCTCTACGCCCCGGATGTCGCTGGGTTTGAGCCCCTTCTCGTCCAGGGCCTGCCGGTAGAAGGGCACCCGCTCGTACACATAAGCGACCTGCTCGCGCAAGCGCTGGTTTTGCAGTTCGGTGAGCTTGGGGCGGGGAAGGGTCTCGAGTTCGGGCTGGAACATGGGCATAGGCACCTCGAGGTCTGTGGGCTTCAGAACGACAGTTTACACCTGTGGCAGGGTTGTGCTTTGGTGAACCGGCGGATCGAAGCTCAGCTCATAGCGCGGTCATCCCCCCGTCCACGGCCAAGACCTGCCCGGTTACGTAGTCCGAGGCCGGGCTGCACAGGTACAGGGCGGCGGCGGCCAGCTCGCCGGTTTTCCCGATGCGGCCCAGCGGTGTGCGCTCGCGCACGAGCTGCTCGGTGCGGGCCAGCAGTTTTTCGGTCATGCGGGTGGGGAAGAAGCCCGGCGCCAGG containing:
- a CDS encoding vWA domain-containing protein; translated protein: MGFLAPWNLWALLGLVALGVLYWRWRQGRSSGHVWYPGIGPMAGTNQQNIWFYLPLIGFFLALAAALLATARPTLRLMMPENLAGVILAIENGWSMRQTDIAPNRMVATQMAAKALVDKLPRHIKVGVVTFSGYGTLLLPPTTDRKAIRQAIDNLDLGGGFSFTYGLLAALEALPQTPPEGSRPGVIVLFSHGHDVSGNDPLKIADQALERGIQVHAIGVGTHGHNFDEEMLKKVADRTGGRYYPIFSASDLSKAHADLGRVLAWRPQTTEVSGLLSLLAALLLGFSLGLSAWRRRVI
- a CDS encoding DUF58 domain-containing protein; amino-acid sequence: MLLRRPRKSQIEVTLEAEPTKAPPRPRELPTELLRRLEFRVLKRLDGFLFGDYTGFFYGPSLDLAEVREYQPGDEVRRIDWNVTARTGKIHIRQYREEKEVTVWLIVDLSASMRFGTRRVLKLEEALEFVGTAAAIAGRHGDKVGAIGFSEAGMRIVPPGTGRRQALRILHELYGLVAAHQGAVPGSKQRAKPVEQPSPAGGSLEQALEHAAKTLKRRVLLFVVSDFLSQNPEQEPLWASGLRRLAYRHDVVAVRIFDPAEKELPNAGELRLRDLESGEEIWIDTSDPRVRRAHAALVQAREAMLERTLRAAQVDALHLSTAQEIVEPLLKFTLRRRGRR
- a CDS encoding VWA domain-containing protein gives rise to the protein MSFTWPAFLWLLLLIPAFIGFLAWVNRRRERTAEAFADAHLLGSVVRRPPKAHVRWPLALQLLALCLLLLAAARPVASPPLPTNKAAIVLAVDTSRSMLATDLNPNRLEAAKATARKFIELAPPTTQIGLVSFSDSASALVMPTTDRQKLLEAIERLKPAQNTSIENAIITGVRMLPGRNTLRPPAELQPPGLSQPDPLQGIPDLPLPQQAQPPANLPPGSLVILSDGASNVSSNPTLPTRTTLEVAARFAKNANVRLYTFPMGQPGGAVTQIEGRHYYIPFEPRNLEQLAQATGGKNTYPPTEEALRAIVKELGVVIRWEGTKTEVSSLLSALAAALMILAAGLSLRWQRRVP
- a CDS encoding LON peptidase substrate-binding domain-containing protein, with translation MKRLPLFPLPETVVFPGLLIPLYIFEERYKQMVRDLLAQGEDQRRFVITLATAQGFRAVGGYVDLLAASENPDGTFNIVCRGGERCRVEGVGVFEKNLYQTTLDIPWPLERSARSEEIVVAWDAMEAFRSYMAGFADPSALEEAIANLPDDPLYQASFLCVNLRVSALDRQALLEAPSLIARLELAQTLMRQGSMAGSSAEA
- a CDS encoding vWA domain-containing protein; the protein is MSLLWPWALALLLLVSLLVWLYGRALRPPSELVVLHPDAGALARSRKALGGWQHLPAGLYLLALLAAVLALARPSLPVWQADPKAAVVLAVDISLSMQATDVQPSRFEAARAALRTFIRELPEGLRLALVTFARDAHLVVPLTTDRGRLLEAVDFLQLNLGTAIGDAILESIQALPPLSERAEDPDPRRLATIILLTDGRSLGGVDPVVAAQEAARQQIRVHTIGIGRTTSGPVPGLPEVYAQAALFDEETLKEVARVGDGQYFYVDSAEKLKEAYRDLTRPLLWRIRQDEVTAIFALLSAALLLLSLGIAQMRRRVA
- a CDS encoding phenylacetate--CoA ligase family protein: MFQPELETLPRPKLTELQNQRLREQVAYVYERVPFYRQALDEKGLKPSDIRGVEDLHKLPFTKKKDLRDTYPFGMFAVPRQELARIHASSGTTGKPTVVGYTKGDLEIFAEVVARSLAAAGGRPGMMLHNAYGYGLFTGGLGLHGGAEKLGMVVVPISGGMTDRQIMLIQDFKPEMIACTPSYAQTLAEEFKKRGITPEEISLQYAILGAEPWTEAIRQSVDEGLGVRATNIYGLSEIIGPGVSNEDVNEREGLSYIWEDHFYPEVVDPETGDPLPDGEVGVLVFTTLTKKAMPILRYWTGDLTYITREPGPSGRTHARMAQIRGRTDDMLIVRGVNVYPTQIEAVLKEIPEVVPHYQIVLTREGPMDELELKLEVAEPFFREIGQKVLSDEVIEADQRLAHLREKVARKIKDNVGLSVKVSLINPGTAPRSEGGKLKRVADLRKLR
- a CDS encoding thioesterase family protein, which translates into the protein MKPIPPGYQASFETTVTEEMTVDFEHPDDPQLGKLHPVYATYWMAKHMELAGRKIILPFLEEGEEGIGSKVSVDHLASALPGMKVRIVAEHLRTEGNRVHAQCTAWNELGDQIGVGYTEQVILPRAKLLRIFEKLQARWQEQHK